A segment of the Allosaccharopolyspora coralli genome:
GGAGCTCGCCGGCAGACTGATCGTCACGGACCAGCACCCCGGTTCCTCGTCCGAGCAGTCGCCGCACTCCACGATCCGGCCGCCCACCCGATGCAGCAGGGACTGGCACGCACGACGCGCCGCCCGGTCGTCGTCGGCGGCGACGACCACGGTGATCATGAGTTCCAGCTCGTCCATCGCTCGACCATTCTGGCGCACGATCGACATCGCCGGCGGACGGACCTCGGTGCCGGCGCACCCGGTCACCACGCCCAGGCACGGGGCCGACACGTCGCCGCCGGCGCCCCGATGGACGCCGGCGGCGACGCTTCCCGTATCCCTGAGTCGCGTGTGAGGCGTGCCCTACGGGCCCCCGAGCCAGGTCACGGCTCTGCTGTCAGGTGGAGTCGGTCGTGGCCGAACCGCCCGTGCTCGAGCTGCCGGACCCCGAGCTGCCGGAGCTCGAACCGCCGGAGCGGGACGTGCTGGTGCTCGAGCTGCCGGACCCCGAGCTGCCGGAGCTCGAACCGCTCGTGCCTGACGTGCTGGTGCTCGAGGTGCCGGAACCGCCGCGGTGCGAGCTGTCGTCGATGTCGAAGCGCTCCTTGCGCACTTCGCCCTGAACCGTCTGCTCCTCGGTGACGGTCTCGGTGTTGATCGTGACGCGCTCGACCGGAACGGACTCCGTGTTCACCACGGCACGCTCGGCGTGCAGGACGATCTCGTCGTCGGCCTCGCCGATCTCGGTTCGCGACTTCGCGGACGCGGTTATGTCGGTCTGTTCGGTCTCGCTGATCGGGTGCCTTTCGATGCGCACCTCCTCGCGGCTCAACGGCACCGTCACCGACTGCTGCTCGGTCACGACGTACTTGCGAAGCCGCACTCTGCCGGACTCGACGTTCTCGGTGTCGACCCGCAGCCGCTCTTCGGACCGCGTCATCTCGTGTGGGATGGTCCCCGACGACGACGTCGACATGCCGGACGACGTCGCGGTCGAAGTCCCTCCTGAGGTCGTCGTGGACTCGTCCGCACGATGCTGGCCGCCCTGACCCTCCGGTGCCCGCATCCGCCACGACGGGTCCGCCGAGGTGCTCTCGCTCTCGGGAGTCTTCGCCGCCGTCGCCGTCGGTGACGCACTCGCCGAGGTGGAGGTCGCCGACTCCGACGCGGACATGCTGCTCGTCGACGCGGTCGTGGTGTCCTCCGAGGCCAGTGACGTGTCGCTGGTGTCCGACACCGACGTGTCCGAAGCGCTCGCGGTGTCCGAAGAGGACGACGAACCGCGCGAGCCTGCCGCCGCGGCGCCCACGCCGGCCACTCCCGCTGCGCCCGCAGCGGTCGCCGCGCCGCCTCCGGAGGAACCGGCCTCGGACATCGTCCCGCTCGTCTCTGTGGCCCCGGTCGTGGGCTGTGCGGGCACCTCGCCCTCCGGCGCCGCCATCGCCGCGTCCGATCTCGTCCCGCTCGCCGTCTCCGCCGTGTCGGACATCTCGGTGCCGGCCATGTCGCTGCCGGTCTCGGACTGCTGGGCCGAGGTCGCCTCCGCGCCGGAGGTGCTCTCGTCTTCGGCCCCACCACCCCGGGAACCCATCGCCATTCCACCCGCGGCCGCGCCGCCTGCGGCGGCTCCGGCCATCGCGCCGC
Coding sequences within it:
- a CDS encoding PRC and DUF2382 domain-containing protein, which encodes MKDVKRAQDLIGNDVFDQEGDKIGRVGNVYVDDATHQPEWVTVRTGMFGTKETFVPLAGASSGDKGINVGVTKSKVKDAPKVSTQHGHLSDKEGQDLYSYYGVQRGTGMSDQESQAGDEQSRAAGEQSQAAGDQGSGQGSGGAMAGAAAGGAAAGGMAMGSRGGGAEDESTSGAEATSAQQSETGSDMAGTEMSDTAETASGTRSDAAMAAPEGEVPAQPTTGATETSGTMSEAGSSGGGAATAAGAAGVAGVGAAAAGSRGSSSSSDTASASDTSVSDTSDTSLASEDTTTASTSSMSASESATSTSASASPTATAAKTPESESTSADPSWRMRAPEGQGGQHRADESTTTSGGTSTATSSGMSTSSSGTIPHEMTRSEERLRVDTENVESGRVRLRKYVVTEQQSVTVPLSREEVRIERHPISETEQTDITASAKSRTEIGEADDEIVLHAERAVVNTESVPVERVTINTETVTEEQTVQGEVRKERFDIDDSSHRGGSGTSSTSTSGTSGSSSGSSGSGSSSTSTSRSGGSSSGSSGSGSSSTGGSATTDST